The following coding sequences lie in one Lacerta agilis isolate rLacAgi1 chromosome 4, rLacAgi1.pri, whole genome shotgun sequence genomic window:
- the IGSF5 gene encoding immunoglobulin superfamily member 5 — protein MDRYWEWIWLAFSLSVLLTDTGFGYSIIEGPRNLTILAGSVAHFNCTVSERWPVLIWLLNGNPILTVLSNGTPIITNPKYNQDGFQNGTEFTSGLKIFDVQLNDSGEIKCSLQNLQDDKYAFLSVQVNGSLTIKTGNLSVRENQTTEIICEALGWAPAPQISWMVNNITLDNSMYITNRSQGSNGLYNEESILTLTPMTNSTVTCFVAIDALSEPQYATVTLTVYEPPSIAGDDGRTRTIILAVVLSVVGFLLLILIILLIICCCKRRKDSKYQEEMRKASEKKTADRNLETDRHSGQENYAYSPDDTGRAGQMTGVPSFSPDNSSLYAPDWDLDVNPASQVSYNGRHDGVQPSRTTAVPINPRKIRNVTHV, from the exons ATGGATAGATATTGGGAATGGATTTGGCTGGCTTTCAGCCTTTCAGTCTTGCTAACAg ATACTGGGTTTGGCTACTCCATCATAGAAGGTCCCAGAAATTTAACAATTCTAGCTGGTTCAGTGGCTCATTTTAATTGTACAGTGTCAGAACGGTGGCCTGTTTTGATATGGCTTTTAAATGGAAACCCTATATTGACTGTACTGAGTAACGGAACACCTATTATAACAAATCCAAAATACAATCAGGATGGTTTTCAAAATGGTACTGAGTTCACCTCCGGACTCAAGATTTTTGATGTCCAGCTAAATGATTCTGGAGAAATAAAATGTAGTCTCCAGAACTTGCAAGACGATAAATACGCATTTCTTTCTGTTCAAg TTAATGGATCTTTGACTATCAAAACTGGCAACTTGTCAGTAAGAGAGAACCAGACAACTGAGATAATTTGTGAAGCTCTTGGATGGGCTCCTGCTCCACAGATTTCCTGGATGGTAAATAATATTACATTAGATAATTCCATGTACATTACCAACCGGAGTCAAGGATCAAATGGCTTGTACAATGAAGAGAGTATCTTAACCCTGACACCAATGACCAATAGCACTGTGACTTGCTTTGTCGCTATAGATGCACTCTCTGAGCCACAGTATGCAACTGTGACACTTACTGTGTATGAACCTCCTTCAA TAGCAGGTGATGACGGACGAACTCGAACTATAATTTTAGCAGTTGTATTGTCAGTTGTTGGTTTCCTCCTCCTGATCCTTATTATTCTGCTTATTATCTGCTGCTGCAAAAGAAGGAAAG ACTCCAAGTATCAAGAGGAGATGAG AAAGGCATCAGAAAAGAAAACTGCTGATAGAAatttggagacagacagacacagtggACAGGAAAATTATGCATACAGTCCAGACGATACAGGGCGTGCTGGGCAAATGACAG GagttccctctttctccccagaTAACTCTAGCCTGTATGCTCCAGACTGGGATTTAGACGTGAATCCTGCATCACAG GTTTCTTATAACGGACGTCATGATGGAGTGCAGCCCTCAAGAACTACTGCTGTTCCAATCAATCCAAGAAAAATCAGAAATGTGACACACGTATAG